One segment of uncultured Campylobacter sp. DNA contains the following:
- a CDS encoding Fur family transcriptional regulator — protein MSHVELLKTCGLKATPQRLCILKVLDRHEHPSIDDLYEGIKEDYPSISLATVYKNLNTLLDEGVVVEVNAPNKKSRYDIYQMPHIHVVCEKCGNVTDLFMDDAFNKDVLKNIERKAGNFIRKLNITATVEDCEKCR, from the coding sequence ATGAGCCACGTAGAACTACTCAAAACTTGCGGTTTGAAAGCAACTCCTCAAAGATTGTGCATCCTAAAGGTGCTGGATCGCCACGAGCATCCTAGCATAGATGACCTATACGAGGGGATCAAGGAGGACTATCCATCTATTTCGCTAGCGACGGTTTATAAAAATTTAAACACCCTGCTCGACGAAGGGGTCGTGGTCGAGGTGAACGCGCCGAATAAAAAGAGCCGCTACGACATTTATCAGATGCCGCACATCCACGTCGTATGCGAAAAATGCGGTAACGTCACGGATCTTTTCATGGATGATGCCTTTAATAAGGACGTTTTGAAAAACATCGAGCGCAAAGCGGGCAATTTCATCCGCAAGCTAAATATCACGGCTACGGTCGAAGACTGCGAAAAGTGTAGATAG